The genome window ACGGATGAAATGATCGCCGCCATGACTGAACTGGCACGCGAGCCGGCCGGGGATACGGAAGTATGGTTTGAGGTCAACCCGACCACGATGATCTGACCTTCTGTATTTCCGCAATGGCTGCCGCACCCGGGAACGGGAAGACGGACGGGTGCCTGAACGTCATAATATATAAGAGAAACAGGAAGAGGAACAAAACATGGCTATCAGAAAGATTGTAACCTTAGGGGATGAAACGCTGCGGAAGCACTGCAAACCGCAGGAGAAATTCGACAAGAGGCTGGCAACGCTGCTGAAGGATATGGCAGATACCATGTACAAAGCTGAAGGTGTCGGCCTGGCCGCACCGCAGGTTGGTATTCTCAGGCGCATAGCTGTTGTTGATGTGACTGAGGATCACAGCGGACTGCTGGAGATGGTCAATCCGGAAATCATTGAACGTGAAGGAGAGCAGACCGGACGGGAAGGGTGCCTGAGCGTTCCCGGGAGGCAGGGCGTTGTGACCCGGCCTATGAAGATCAAAGCCAGATTCCAGGACCGGAACGGAGATACCTATGAAATAGAGACAGAAGGCTTTGAGGCCAGGGCAATCTGCCATGAACTCGATCATCTGGACGGCACCCTGTATATCGATGTGATGGACAGAGAACTGACGGAAGAAGAAATCCATGGGCATATTCCGGAGGATGACGCATAATGAGAATTGTATTTATGGGCACTCCGGAGTTTGCAGTGCCTTCCCTGAAGGCACTGATCCGTGAAGGATATGAAATCGCCGGTGTGTTTACGCAGCCTGACCGGCCGAAGGGACGCGGAAAGAAGCCGGCGCCGAGCCCGGTGAAAATGGCCGCGGAAGAAGCGGGAATTCCTGTTTTCCAGCCGGAAAAAATCCGGAAAACCGGTGTGGAAGACCTGCGGAACCTGAAACCGGATCTGTGCGTGACCGCAGCATTTGGACAGATTCTGAGCCAGGAGATTCTGAACATACCCCCGCTGGGCAATATCAATGTGCACGCGTCCCTGCTGCCCAGACACCGCGGGGCCGCGCCCATTGCCCACGCGATCATGGACGGAGATGAAAAAGCAGGCGTAACAACCATGTTTATGGACGCGGGGATCGATACAGGCGATATGCTGCTGCAGGAAGCAACGGAGATCGGATGTGATGAAACCTGCGCTGAGCTGACAGAAAGGCTGAGCGTTATCGGCGCAGAACTGCTGATCCGCACCGTAAAGGAAATCGAAGCCGGCACACTGGTCCGTTATGCTCAGAACGAGGCGGAAATGACCTATGACCCGATGCTTGACAAAGGGATGGGGATCATTGACTTCATGATGAAGGACGACGCAGTCAGGGGAAGAATAAACGGACTGAATCCCTGGCCCTGTGTTACTGTGCCGATACAGGGCGAACGGCTGAAACTGCTGCGGGCGGTGACCTGTGAAGGCAGCGGTGAACCGGGGAGCGTGATTTCGGCAGATCCGAAAAACGGCCTGAGGATCGCCTGCGGTTCCGGTGCTGTGAGGATCCTGGAATTACAGGCGCCGGGCGGCAAACGTATGAAGGCCGAGGACTGGCTCAGAGGACACGGGATTCCGGAAGGAACATCCCTGAGAGAGGACGCGTAAATGAAAGAGCAGAAAAGCATGGAAGGCATTGCTGCCAGAAGGACGGCCCTGAAGGTGATCAGGCAGGTGACAGAGGAAGGTGCCTACGCGGCACTGGCACTCGATGCCGCCCTGAAAAACTGCGGACTGTCCGGCGCTGACCGCAGGCTCGTTTCCCGGCTGACATATGACACGCTGGATCACCTGATCCAGCTGGATTGGGCACTGAGCCAGGTCATGGCGAAACCGGATACGGATATCAAACTGAAAAATATCCTGCGGCTGGGAGCCTGCCAGATCCTTCTGGAAGACCGGATTCCGGAAAGCGCGGCAACGAATATCTGCGTTCAGCTGTGCACGGAACTGGGTATGCCCGGACTGAAGGGGGTATGCAACGGAATCCTGCGCAACCTTGTGCGAAAAAAAGACGAACTTGCCAAACCCGACGCGGAAAAGGATCCGGTTAAAGCGGCAGCCCTGAAATACAGTGTTCCGGAATGGATCTATAAAAGAGTATATGATGATTACGGGGAGGAAGCCGAAAAGATCCTTGCTTTCAGGAACCATGATGAGGGATGGATGCTGAGGCCCAACCTTCTGAAGCTTGATGACACGGGATTTGAACAGCTGCTTGCCAGAAAGGTCTGGAAAAAGGAAAAAGCTGACCTTCCGCATGCCTGGCGGATCAGCGGCGCTATGGATATATCCCGGGATGCCGATTATCTTTCAGGGAACTATTCGATCCAGAGCGGCGGCAGCATGCTTGCGTGCCTGGCCATGAATGTAAAACGGGGTCAGCAGATCCTTGACTGCTGCGCGGCTCCCGGCGGGAAAACCTGTTATATGGCGGAACTGATGGGGGGAACGGGCCGTATACAGGCCTGGGATATCCACGACCACCGCGTGAAACTGATCGAGGCGCAGGCGCAGAGGCTGGGACTGGAGAACATCCGGCCGATGGTCCGTGACGCCGCCAAGAAACGGGAAGATCTTTACAGGACGATGGACGCGGTTTTGCTGGACGCTCCCTGCTCCGGACTGGGCTTTATGTCACAGAAACCGGATCTGAAGCTGAGAGTGACCGAAGACAGCGTCAGGGGATTGACGGAACTGCAGGCCGGGCTGCTTGATACGGTCTGTGAATACGTAAAACCCGGCGGAACGCTGGTGTATTCAACTTGTTCCATCCTAAAGGAAGAAAATGAAAAACAGGCAGCGGATTTCCTTGCGCGGCATCCTGAGTTTGAGGAAACGGAACTGCCTGACACCATTCCGGAGAAGTACCGCAGGATGAGAAAAACAGGCCTGCAGCTTCTGGAATACCGGGACGGGATGGAAGGCTTTTATCTGATTAGAATGAGGAGAAAAAATGACTGAACTGACCGGGATGACCTGCGCTGAACTGACAGAGTGGGTGAAGGAACAGGGGTATCCTGCATTCCGCGGAAAGCAGATCTTTCAGTGGATCCATCAAAGCGCCGATTTCGATGAGATGACGAATCTTCCCAAGGTCCTCCGGGAACAGCTGAAAGAGACAGCCACAGCCCAGCCTGTGAAGATACGTCTTGAACGGAAAAGCGCCCTGGATGGGACAGTGAAATTCCTGTACGAACTGAAAGACGGGAACTGCGTTGAAGGCGTGCTGATGCGCTATAAATTCGGTGTCAGCCTGTGTATTTCCACACAGGTAGGCTGCCGGATGGGATGCCGCTTCTGCGCGTCCACACTGGAAGGGCGTGTCCGCGACCTGACAGCAGGGGAAATGCTGGGGGAAATCCTGTGTGCCAACCGCTACCTTTCCGGGAAAGGCGTAAAGGTCAGTCATGTGGTGCTGATGGGAAGCGGAGAACCGCTGGATAATTATGACAATGTGATCCGTTTCCTGAAGCTTCTGAGGGAAGAGGACGGGATCAGGCTCAGTCTGAGGAACGTATCACTTTCCACCTGCGGTATTGTGCCGAAAATGTACGCGCTGGCCGAGGAAAACCTTCCGGTGACCCTGTGCGTTTCCCTTCACGCTCCGAATGATGAGATCCGGCGTGAAACAATGCCTATCGCCTATACCTGGTCCATCAGCGAGATCATGGAAGCCTGCAGGAACTATATCCGGAAAACAGGACGGCGGGTCATATTCGAATACGCGCTGTCTGACGGCGTCAATGCCGGTGAAGAACAGGCAAAGGAACTGTCTGCCCTCCTGCGGGGAATGCAGTGCCATGTGAACCTGATTCCGCTGAACATCGTGGAGGAAAGGGATATGAGGGGCGTTACGGAGAAAAACGTCCAGAAGTTCCTGAAGATCCTGCAGGATAATCATATTTCCGCCACACGAAGGCGGGAAATGGGTGACGATATAGAAGGAGCCTGCGGACAGCTGCGCAGGAAAACAATCAAAAGCTCAGAGGGAGAATCAGAAAAAGATGCGCAAGTTTAACCTGAAGGGGACCGTGATCCAAAGGATGCGGGGAATTGAGCGTGAAACACCGAAAGCTCCGGAGAATGAAAAGGAACAGGTCCAGGTGAATACGGAAATGTCCGCAGGTTTTACCTCCGCGCAGGGCCAGCTTCGCTATGCCTGGCGTACTGACGTCGGAAAGCTCAGGAAGAACAATCAGGATGCCGTGATCCTGGGAAACGGCCTTGTGGGTGTCGCTGACGGCATGGGTGGACATAAAGGCGGGGAGATTGCTTCCGCAGGATTGAGGGATGGACTGCTTCGGGAGACGAAGGATGCGGAACCGGACGTTCAGACCCTTGAAAAAGCAGTGCAGAAAGTCAACACGGAGCTGTGGGAACGCCAGAAAAACGACGCATCCCTTTCAGGAATGGGGACTACGCTGACCGTTCTCTGGCCGAAGGAAAAAGAGATGATTATCGGCCAGGTGGGTGACAGCCGCGCTTATCTGCTGCGGGACAGTGAACTGACGCAGGTTACGAATGACCATTCCATGGTTGCGGATATGGTGCGAAAAGGTGTCCTGACAGAGGAACAGGCAGCGTGCCATCCGATGCGCAATTATATTACAAGGGCAGTCGGTACAGAAACGCTGATAGAAGTTGACCTGTCTGTACATGACCGTAAAAAGGGTGACCGCTGGCTGATCTGTTCTGACGGGCTTCACGGAACTGTGTTCGGTGATGAACTTATTGAGCTGATGAAGACTGAGGACCTGGATGAAGCAGCGGATAAAATGCTTCAGGCAGCTCTCAACGGCGGGGGAAAGGATAACATTTCCCTGATCCTGCTGCAGGATGATACGGATGATTCTGAACCAGAGGACAAAAATACGGAAGAGGCGGAAAATAAAGCTGATTCTTCCGCGGACGTAGATTCCTCCGAGGAGGTGAATTGTCCGTGAAAGAAAAAATCCTGGCAAACCGCTACAGGCTGACTGAACAGATCGGTATGGGCGGCATGGCGATCGTTTACCGGGCGGTTGACCTGAGAACCGGACATAATGTGGCGGTTAAAGTGCTTCGTCCTGAGTATAACGAAGATACTGAATTTATCAGCCGTTTCCAGCGGGAGGCTGAGGCTGCCAGCAAAATGACCCATCACAATATCGTCAATCTGCTGGATGTGGGTATGGACGGTGACAACCGTTACCTGGTCATGGAATATGTACAGGGAAAAACGCTGAAGAGTGTTATCCAGGAGAGGGGTAAGCTGAGCCCTGCACTGGCCGGCCAGATCGCCATACGTATCCTCAGCGCGCTGGAACATGCGCACCGGAACGGCATTGTACACAGGGATATTAAGCCGCAGAACATCCTGGTTCATGCTGACGGACATATCAAGGTCGCCGATTTCGGCATTGCCCGTATCGCGAACAGCTCAACGCTGACAAAAGGCGACAATGTCATGGGCTCAGTTCATTACTTCTCTCCCGAACAGGCAAGGGGAGAGGGAGCCAATGCCACAAGCGATATCTATTCCACCGGTATCGTACTGTATGAGATGCTGACAGGCAGGGTGCCCTATGACGGGGACAATCCGGTGGCTGTCGCCATGCAGCACCTGCACGCCACACCAATCCCCATCCAGAACCTTGCGCCGGATGTGCCTCCCGCTTTGGTGCGTGTGTGCATGAAAGCCATGGAAAAGAACCCGGCCCAGCGGTACCAGACGGCGAGGGATATGGCCGCGGATATCCGGGCAGCGCTTGAAAACAGACCGGAAAGACCGGTTTATCCGGAAAAAGAGTTTACTGCCGTACAGCAGCCTAAACCGCAGATCAGGGAAGAAAACAGAAAGCAGATGAGCGATACCGGCCGAAACCGTACGGAAAACGTTCATCGGGGAAAGACGGGGAAAATCATTCTCACAGTGCTGCTGGGCCTCCTGCTGTGCGCGGGTCTGTACTTTGGCGCACGGGCTGTGTTCAGGCAGGTTGTGACCACTGCCACGGTACCGAACGTCAAAGACCTGGACGTTGAGGATGCCAAGGAGCTGCTGACCAGGGAAGGGTTTAAATACATAGAGCAGTATTATATCAATGACAATGTGAAGGCCAATACTGTCTTTATGCAGAACCCGAAGGAAAACACCGTGAAGCGGAAAGGCGATACCGTTATGCTTTCTGTTTCCAGCGGACCTACCCAGATCCAGCTGCCTGACCTCATAGGAAAGGATAACGAAGAAGCGGCCGCGATTATCCGGAGTATCGGGCTTATTCCTTCACTCAAATCGGTTATGAGCGACAGCGCTGAAGGGACGATTGTTTCCCAGTCACCGGCATTCGGAGAAAAGGCAAACAAGGATACGATCGTATATCTTGACTTCAGCGGCGGAAAAACCAAAGTTCCGGATATGGTGAATATGAAACTGGCAGAAGCCGAGGAACTCCTGAAACAGAACGGGCTCAGGATCAATCCGGTTCTGGACTATACTGATACCAGAAACGCGAAGGAACACGGCATCATCATGGAACAGTCACCTGCCGGCAATATTGACGTTCAGCTGAATACCGATGTTTCCCTGCGCGTATACAGATATCCGACGGACAGGGCGGAAAAAATGCTTACCGTAAACCTTGAAGAATCGGAGGAGAGTATTACGCTTCGCATAACACTCCAGGCTGACGGATCTGATGTGGAATATGAAGCGTGCGAATACGTATATCCGCCGGACCAGGAAAGGATACAGCCGGTTAGCTTCAATATCCCGGATGACAGGGCCTATACATGCAGGATCTATCAGAACGGGGTGCTGACAGATACATTCGGATTATGGGAATAAAATGGATGAAGACAGGAATATGACAGAGAAACAGACAGAAGACCTTGACCTGATACGCGGCACACTGGTACGGGGAATCGGCGGTTTTTACACCATAAGGGACGAGAACCTCCGTGAATATACCGTACGGTGCAAGAAGAAATTCAGGCATGAGAGGATTACTCCCATGGTCGGGGATGAAGTGCTGTTTTCTCCCGGACAGGGAGAAGAACACGGCTGGCTGGAGCAGATCCTTCCCCGCAGCACAGAGTGCCTGAGGCCGCCTGTGGCCAATGTCACAAGGCTTGTAATCGTGATTGCCCCGGTTCCCAAACCGGACATGATCCTGGTGGACCGTCAGATATCCAGGGCTAACAGCCAGGGAATGGATGTGCTTGTTGTGGTGACAAAACATGACCTGGATCCGGAACTGCCGAAACAAATTGAAACAGAATACCGGACTGCGGGTATTCCTGTTATCTCCGTAAGCGCAAAGGACGGGACCGGCCTGGAAACCCTGAGAAAGACACTGGCAGACCGGAAGCTCAGCTGCTTTACCGGACAAAGCGGCGCAGGGAAAAGCACCCTGCTCAATGCCCTGCTGGGACTTGAACTGGAAACGGGAGATATATCCAGGAAAATTGAAAGAGGTAAAAACACCACCAGGCATACGGAACTGATTGAAAAAAACGGAATCCGGGTGATGGATACAGCTGGTTTCAATCTTCTTGAGGCTGAAAAGGAACTAGATCCCGCAAGCCTGAAAGACCGTTATCCGGAATTTGAACCCTATGAAGGGAAATGCAGGTTTGACGCATGCCTGCATGACAGGGAACCCGGATGTGCTGTGGAAGAAGCGGCGAATAAAGGTGAAATCAGCCCGGAAAGACTGAAACGATACAGGATCCTTCTCGCTGAAGCCAGGGAAATATGGAGGGGACGATATGATTAAGATTGCACCAAGCATTCTTGCGGCTGATCCGCTGAACCTGGAAAGGGATGTGCGGACGGCGGAAAAGGCAGGATGTGACTGGATTCATGTGGATGTGATGGACGCCCATTTCGTTCCGAACCTGGCCTATTCCGCTGATACTGTACGAAGGCTGAGCCAGGTGACACAGCTTCCGCTGGACGTACATCTCATGATGGATCATCCGGAAACCATGGTGGATGCCTTCCTGGATGCCGGTGCTTCCTGCCTGACCATCCATGCCGAAGCAGACTCGGATATTACTGCTCTCCTTGCCGGAATCCGCAAGCGCGGACGCATGGCGGGTCTGGCCCTGAAACCGGGAACGCCGCTTGAGGCTGTTCATCCGTATCTGGAACTGACAGACCTGGTATTGATGATGACGGTTGAGCCCGGCTTTGGAGGACAGAAGCTTGATCCCCGCGTGATCAGCAAAATACGCGGCCTGAAGGATGCCGGATACACAGGGGAAATAGAAGCGGACGGAGGCATCCGGGAAGATAATCTTGAGATGCTGGTCATGAACGGACTTTCCGTGGCTGTGATGGGAACGGCTCTGTTCGGACAGAAAGATATGGCGGAATGCATCAGGAGACTGCACGGGATCAAAAACGAACTGTAAGCGCCTGTGAGCGCTGGTAAAGGGACATGATCAGACAAGATACAATTGCCGCAATTGCCACCGCACCGGGATCGGGCGGGATCGGTATCATCCGGATGAGCGGACCCGAAGCCGAAAAGATTCTGTGCCGGGTGTTCAAACCCGCCGGCAGGGAACAAACCAGAATGGAGTCACATAAGCTGACGTACGGCTGGCTCACAGACGGTCCTGAGGTCCTGGACGAGTGTATGGCCGTCCTTATGCGCGCTCCGCGCAGCTATACCCGTGAAGACGTTGCGGAAATTCAGCTGCACGGCGGGCGGTATGTGGTTCACCGTGCCCTGGAACTGTGCCTGAAGGAAGGCGCAAGGCTGGCGGATGCCGGAGAGTTCACACGACGGGCGTTTATGAACGGGCGGATTGACCTCAGCCGGGCGGAAGCTGTGATGGACATGATCTCAGCCGGCGGAGAACAGGCTCATAAAGCAGCTGTAAGACAACTGAACGGGGGAGCATCCTCCTTTGTGCGTTCTTTTGCGGATGAGCTGTACGGCCTTCAGGCGGGACTGGCAGCCTGTATAGACTACCCGGAGGAGATCAGCGATGAGGAAGGCGCCGGAATGCTGAAACAGGGCCTTGAGAAACTCATCTCTGACCTGGAAAAGGCAGTTGACGAACACGCAAGCCGCCTGATCTACCAGGGTCTTCAGGTGGCCCTGATCGGCAGACCGAATGTCGGGAAAAGCAGTATCCTGAACGCGCTCCTGGGGGAAGACCGCGCGATTGTGACCAATATCCCGGGAACAACACGGGATACAGTATCGGGCGAGATGAGTATCAACGGATTCAGGATTATTCTTACTGATACAGCCGGCATCAGGGAAACAGAGGATCCTGTTGAAAAGATCGGTGTGGAACGCAGCGAGAAAGCACGCCGGGAGGCGGATGCCACGCTGCTTATTCTGGACGGTACGGAAAAGCTGAACAGCGATGACAGGGAGCTGCTGGAACATTTCAGCGGAAAAGGAGCAGTAGTCATCAATAAAACGGACCTGCCCCAGGCTGTTTCAGAAGAAACCATTCACGCAGTAAGGCCTGATGTGTACTGCATCACCGTTTCGGCGAAAGACCCCGAAAGCATGAAACAGCTCCGTGAGTATCTTGCCGGCTATGTTGAGATCTCTGACCAGCTGGCCCTGACACAACCCAGGCATCTGGACGCGGTGAAACGCGCCGTTCAGCATCTGAAAGACGCGATGATCACGCTGGATCGTTATACCCCTGACGTGGCTTCAACGGACCTGCAGGAAGCGCAGGCGGCATTGAGCGAGATCACAGGAGACAGCGCGGATGAGAAACTGCTTGACAGGATATTCGCCCAGTTTTGTGTCGGAAAATAAACAAACAACCGGAGGAACCGCTATATGGCTGGCTATCAGAAGGTAATACGGGGCAGGGATTCACTGAAACGGCTGCAGGAAATGACCGGGAAACTGGGGATCCGTAAACCGATGATCGTGGGGATGGAACCCCTGACGGGTTTGCTGATGAAGAAGAATCCGTGGCTCCTTTCATCCCCGGTATACTCGGATTTTCATGCCAATCCGGATCTTGCGGACACAGAAAAGGGCGCGGCAGTCTATATCAGGGAAAACTGTGACGGTCTGATCTCTGTCGGAGGCGGATCAAGCATTGACACGGCGAAAGCCATCAAGGCCCGTCTCAACGCGGCCTGCGAGGATGATATTATTCACAGCCGTCTCAGAGGCACAGATGCCTGCCCGCATATCGCCGTTCCCGGAACAGCCGGAACGGGATCTGAAGCAACCCAGATTGCCGTGGCCTACGTGAACGGGATCAAAGTAAGCCTGAACCATGAAATGCTGAAACCGGACGGCGTCATCCTTGACGCGTCTCTGCTGGACTCCCTTCCCCTGTATCATAAGAAATCCTGTGCGCTGGACGCGCTGGCGCAGGGAATTGAGAGCTACTGGAGCAGGGGAGCAAACGATGACAGCAGGGTTCATGCCTATCTGGCGATCATCGGTGTGCTGGATAACCTGAAAAACTATCTGAACGGGGATCCACACGCCGCGGAAGAAATGCTGGATGCCAGCTACCAGAGCGGTAAAGCCATCCAGATTACAAGGACAACAGCCGCCCATGCCATGTCCTATATGCTGACCAAAAGGATGGGGCTTGCGCATGGACATGCCTGCATGATCACCCTGCCCACCCTGTGGGAGATGATGCAGGAAAAGGAGGAAATGCAGGATACCCTGCGGGATATCAGTGAAAAAATGAGACTGGGGGACATGAGAATGGCTCCCAAACTGCTGAAGGGTATTCTGTATGATCTGGAAATGGATATCCCGCCTGTACCTGATGAAGAAACACTGGATGAACTGGCCGGATCCGTGAATGTGGAAAGGCTGAACAATCATCCGGTGACAATGACAA of Aristaeella lactis contains these proteins:
- a CDS encoding phosphonoacetaldehyde reductase, coding for MAGYQKVIRGRDSLKRLQEMTGKLGIRKPMIVGMEPLTGLLMKKNPWLLSSPVYSDFHANPDLADTEKGAAVYIRENCDGLISVGGGSSIDTAKAIKARLNAACEDDIIHSRLRGTDACPHIAVPGTAGTGSEATQIAVAYVNGIKVSLNHEMLKPDGVILDASLLDSLPLYHKKSCALDALAQGIESYWSRGANDDSRVHAYLAIIGVLDNLKNYLNGDPHAAEEMLDASYQSGKAIQITRTTAAHAMSYMLTKRMGLAHGHACMITLPTLWEMMQEKEEMQDTLRDISEKMRLGDMRMAPKLLKGILYDLEMDIPPVPDEETLDELAGSVNVERLNNHPVTMTKDEIKTAYRRAMTPLRENEKLACLDIWRYYGRG
- the pknB gene encoding Stk1 family PASTA domain-containing Ser/Thr kinase, with the protein product MKEKILANRYRLTEQIGMGGMAIVYRAVDLRTGHNVAVKVLRPEYNEDTEFISRFQREAEAASKMTHHNIVNLLDVGMDGDNRYLVMEYVQGKTLKSVIQERGKLSPALAGQIAIRILSALEHAHRNGIVHRDIKPQNILVHADGHIKVADFGIARIANSSTLTKGDNVMGSVHYFSPEQARGEGANATSDIYSTGIVLYEMLTGRVPYDGDNPVAVAMQHLHATPIPIQNLAPDVPPALVRVCMKAMEKNPAQRYQTARDMAADIRAALENRPERPVYPEKEFTAVQQPKPQIREENRKQMSDTGRNRTENVHRGKTGKIILTVLLGLLLCAGLYFGARAVFRQVVTTATVPNVKDLDVEDAKELLTREGFKYIEQYYINDNVKANTVFMQNPKENTVKRKGDTVMLSVSSGPTQIQLPDLIGKDNEEAAAIIRSIGLIPSLKSVMSDSAEGTIVSQSPAFGEKANKDTIVYLDFSGGKTKVPDMVNMKLAEAEELLKQNGLRINPVLDYTDTRNAKEHGIIMEQSPAGNIDVQLNTDVSLRVYRYPTDRAEKMLTVNLEESEESITLRITLQADGSDVEYEACEYVYPPDQERIQPVSFNIPDDRAYTCRIYQNGVLTDTFGLWE
- the rlmN gene encoding 23S rRNA (adenine(2503)-C(2))-methyltransferase RlmN, with product MTELTGMTCAELTEWVKEQGYPAFRGKQIFQWIHQSADFDEMTNLPKVLREQLKETATAQPVKIRLERKSALDGTVKFLYELKDGNCVEGVLMRYKFGVSLCISTQVGCRMGCRFCASTLEGRVRDLTAGEMLGEILCANRYLSGKGVKVSHVVLMGSGEPLDNYDNVIRFLKLLREEDGIRLSLRNVSLSTCGIVPKMYALAEENLPVTLCVSLHAPNDEIRRETMPIAYTWSISEIMEACRNYIRKTGRRVIFEYALSDGVNAGEEQAKELSALLRGMQCHVNLIPLNIVEERDMRGVTEKNVQKFLKILQDNHISATRRREMGDDIEGACGQLRRKTIKSSEGESEKDAQV
- a CDS encoding Stp1/IreP family PP2C-type Ser/Thr phosphatase, which codes for MRKFNLKGTVIQRMRGIERETPKAPENEKEQVQVNTEMSAGFTSAQGQLRYAWRTDVGKLRKNNQDAVILGNGLVGVADGMGGHKGGEIASAGLRDGLLRETKDAEPDVQTLEKAVQKVNTELWERQKNDASLSGMGTTLTVLWPKEKEMIIGQVGDSRAYLLRDSELTQVTNDHSMVADMVRKGVLTEEQAACHPMRNYITRAVGTETLIEVDLSVHDRKKGDRWLICSDGLHGTVFGDELIELMKTEDLDEAADKMLQAALNGGGKDNISLILLQDDTDDSEPEDKNTEEAENKADSSADVDSSEEVNCP
- the fmt gene encoding methionyl-tRNA formyltransferase encodes the protein MRIVFMGTPEFAVPSLKALIREGYEIAGVFTQPDRPKGRGKKPAPSPVKMAAEEAGIPVFQPEKIRKTGVEDLRNLKPDLCVTAAFGQILSQEILNIPPLGNINVHASLLPRHRGAAPIAHAIMDGDEKAGVTTMFMDAGIDTGDMLLQEATEIGCDETCAELTERLSVIGAELLIRTVKEIEAGTLVRYAQNEAEMTYDPMLDKGMGIIDFMMKDDAVRGRINGLNPWPCVTVPIQGERLKLLRAVTCEGSGEPGSVISADPKNGLRIACGSGAVRILELQAPGGKRMKAEDWLRGHGIPEGTSLREDA
- the rsmB gene encoding 16S rRNA (cytosine(967)-C(5))-methyltransferase RsmB, with the translated sequence MKEQKSMEGIAARRTALKVIRQVTEEGAYAALALDAALKNCGLSGADRRLVSRLTYDTLDHLIQLDWALSQVMAKPDTDIKLKNILRLGACQILLEDRIPESAATNICVQLCTELGMPGLKGVCNGILRNLVRKKDELAKPDAEKDPVKAAALKYSVPEWIYKRVYDDYGEEAEKILAFRNHDEGWMLRPNLLKLDDTGFEQLLARKVWKKEKADLPHAWRISGAMDISRDADYLSGNYSIQSGGSMLACLAMNVKRGQQILDCCAAPGGKTCYMAELMGGTGRIQAWDIHDHRVKLIEAQAQRLGLENIRPMVRDAAKKREDLYRTMDAVLLDAPCSGLGFMSQKPDLKLRVTEDSVRGLTELQAGLLDTVCEYVKPGGTLVYSTCSILKEENEKQAADFLARHPEFEETELPDTIPEKYRRMRKTGLQLLEYRDGMEGFYLIRMRRKND
- the rpe gene encoding ribulose-phosphate 3-epimerase, translating into MIKIAPSILAADPLNLERDVRTAEKAGCDWIHVDVMDAHFVPNLAYSADTVRRLSQVTQLPLDVHLMMDHPETMVDAFLDAGASCLTIHAEADSDITALLAGIRKRGRMAGLALKPGTPLEAVHPYLELTDLVLMMTVEPGFGGQKLDPRVISKIRGLKDAGYTGEIEADGGIREDNLEMLVMNGLSVAVMGTALFGQKDMAECIRRLHGIKNEL
- the def gene encoding peptide deformylase → MAIRKIVTLGDETLRKHCKPQEKFDKRLATLLKDMADTMYKAEGVGLAAPQVGILRRIAVVDVTEDHSGLLEMVNPEIIEREGEQTGREGCLSVPGRQGVVTRPMKIKARFQDRNGDTYEIETEGFEARAICHELDHLDGTLYIDVMDRELTEEEIHGHIPEDDA
- the mnmE gene encoding tRNA uridine-5-carboxymethylaminomethyl(34) synthesis GTPase MnmE, with product MIRQDTIAAIATAPGSGGIGIIRMSGPEAEKILCRVFKPAGREQTRMESHKLTYGWLTDGPEVLDECMAVLMRAPRSYTREDVAEIQLHGGRYVVHRALELCLKEGARLADAGEFTRRAFMNGRIDLSRAEAVMDMISAGGEQAHKAAVRQLNGGASSFVRSFADELYGLQAGLAACIDYPEEISDEEGAGMLKQGLEKLISDLEKAVDEHASRLIYQGLQVALIGRPNVGKSSILNALLGEDRAIVTNIPGTTRDTVSGEMSINGFRIILTDTAGIRETEDPVEKIGVERSEKARREADATLLILDGTEKLNSDDRELLEHFSGKGAVVINKTDLPQAVSEETIHAVRPDVYCITVSAKDPESMKQLREYLAGYVEISDQLALTQPRHLDAVKRAVQHLKDAMITLDRYTPDVASTDLQEAQAALSEITGDSADEKLLDRIFAQFCVGK
- the rsgA gene encoding ribosome small subunit-dependent GTPase A; its protein translation is MTEKQTEDLDLIRGTLVRGIGGFYTIRDENLREYTVRCKKKFRHERITPMVGDEVLFSPGQGEEHGWLEQILPRSTECLRPPVANVTRLVIVIAPVPKPDMILVDRQISRANSQGMDVLVVVTKHDLDPELPKQIETEYRTAGIPVISVSAKDGTGLETLRKTLADRKLSCFTGQSGAGKSTLLNALLGLELETGDISRKIERGKNTTRHTELIEKNGIRVMDTAGFNLLEAEKELDPASLKDRYPEFEPYEGKCRFDACLHDREPGCAVEEAANKGEISPERLKRYRILLAEAREIWRGRYD